Within Paeniglutamicibacter psychrophenolicus, the genomic segment GCCCCGGACACCGCACTGAACGCCGTGGTCATCGGCGCCGGCTTCTCCGGGCTGCTCGCCGGCCTGCGCCTGAAGCAGGCGGGCGTCCCGTTCAAGATCATCGAGAAGAGCCGCGACGTCGGCGGCACCTGGTGGGAAAACACCTACCCGGATTGCCGCACCGACGTGCGCAGCCACATCTACACCTACTCCTTCACCCAGCACGACTGGGAGACGCACTTCGGGCGCCAGGACAAGATCCACGAGTACCTTCACAACTTCGCGAAGGACAATGGCCTGCTGGAGCACATGGTCTACGGCACCGAGGTCACCGCGACCCGATGGAACGAGGAGACCAGCACCTGGTCCCTGGAAACCAAGACCGCCGAAGGAGTCGGGGAAACCTTCGAGTCCAGCATCGTGGTCAGCGCCGTGGGCCAGCTCAACCGCCCCTCGATCCCGAACCTGGAAGGCCTTGACACCTTCAAGGGCCCCATCGTGCACTCCGCGCGCTGGGACCACGAGTTGGACTTCACCGACAAGAAGGTCGTCGTCGTCGGCACCGGCGCCAGCGCCCTGCAGTTCGCCCCGGCCGTCGCCAAGGTCGCCGAACAGGTCACCATCTTCCAGCGCAGCGCCCCGTGGCTGCGTTCCACCCCGGTGCTCCGCCAGGAGATCGAGACCGGCGAGCGCTGGCTGCTGAACAACCTGAACCAGTACCGCGCGTACTACCGCTTCTCGATCTTCCTGCCGCGCGTTGTGGGCAACCTCGCGGCCGCCACTGTCGATCAGGACTTCGGGCCGACCGAGGTCTCGGTCTCCGCGGCCAACGAGGCGCTGCGCCTGGACCTGACCTCCTACCTGCTCGACCAGGCCGGTGACGACGAGGTGCTGGCCAAGCAGATCATCCCGAACTACCCGCCGGCCGCCAAGCGCATCATCTGCGACGACGGCACCTGGGTCAAGACCCTCAAGCGCGAGAACGTCCGCCTGGTTTCCCAGGGCGTGAGCCGCGTCGACGAGACCGGCGTGTGGTTGGGCGACGAGCACATCGATGCCGACATCATCCTGCTGGGCACCGGCTTCAAGGCCGCTGACTTCCTGCTTCCGATGTCCGTGGCGGGCATCGGCGGCAAGGACCTGCACGAGACCTGGGGCATCGACGCCAGCGCCTACCTGGGTTCCACGCTTCCGGGCTTCCCGAACTTCTTCTGCATGTACGGGCCGAACACCAACACCGTCATCCACGGCAACCTGGTCTTCTTCCTGGAATGCCAGGCCGTCTACATGCTTGATGCGATCAAGACCCTGGCGGAGGGCGGCTACAAGTCGCTGAACCTGCGCGACGACGTGTTCTTCGAATACGACAAGGAAATCGTTTCCGAAAGCGCCAAGCGCACCTGGGGCTGGTCCAAGACCCACTCCTGGTACATGAACGCAGAGGGCCGCTCGACCATCATGTGGCCGCTGCCGGCACGGAACTACTTCGAGCGCACCACCCACGTGCGCCCCGAGGAATACCAGCTGGGCTAATCCGCCCCCCCCGCAAACATCCAACATCCGATCCACAACACCGGAGGCTGAATTGCTCACCGAGACAACTACGATCACCGAGACGACCGCTGTCGTCGCCAACCTTGAAACCCGCTACCTCTCCGGCGGCCCGGCCACCGGCGCCCCCGTCGTCGTCTTCCTGCACGACGGTGCCTGGGGCGGCGCCGCTGACGTGACCTGGGGCGGCATCCTGCCGCTGGCCGCCGAAAACTTCCGCGTGATCGCACCGGACCTGCTCGGCTACGGCGGATCCGCCAAGTCGATCCGCCTGGACGTTTCGCCCTTCGCGTTCCGCCTGACCCACCTGTTCTCGCTGCTGGACCAGCTGGGAATCACCGAGCCGGTCCACCTGGTCGGCAACTCCTTCGGCGGCTCGCTGACCCTGCGTGCGCTGACCAACCCGGCGTTGCGCGAGCGCATCGCCTCGGTGAGCACCATTGCCGGCACCGGCGGTGCCTGGCGCGGGGCCGACCTGGCCAAGATCGGCGACTTCGACGGCACCCCCGAGCGCCTCGAGGAAATCGTCGGCTTCCTGTGCGAACCGTTCGAGGACAAGGACGCCCAGCTCGAGGCCCGCATGCGCTGGGCCGTCGCACCGGGGCACTTCGCTTCGATGAAGGCACCGCACACCGCTCCGCCCGAGGCCATGAAGGTTGAGCGTCCGGCGGATCCGTACCCGGGCAACCTGACCGGGGTCACCACCCCTGCGCTGCTGATCGAGGGCAAGAACGACACCTTGTTCGAAAGCGGCTGGAGCACCAAGCTGCAGGAGTTCCTGCCGCAGGCCAAGGCCGTGGTCATGGATTCCAAGCACAGCCCGAACATCAGCCAGCCCGCTGCAACCTGGGCCGTCATCAACGAGTTCCTCACCGACATCACCAAGGGCGGCAACGCATGAGCGCACCGGCACTGGTAATCTCCGGCGGTTCCTCGGGAATCGGCGAGGGCCTGGTCAATGACCTGCGCAATGACTGGGATGTCACCTCGGTGTCCCGCTCGCTGCCCAAGAACCCGCTGGACGGGGTCAACTACGTGGCAGGGGATGTCGCAGGCGACGCCGCGGAGAATGTCCGCGCAGCCTTGAAGGAGCAGGGACGGACCTCCATCCACTCCTTGATCCACTGCGCAGGCGTTGGCCTCTTCGGCAAGTTCCTGGACACCCCCAAGGCCGACTGGGAACGCGCGCTGATGCTGAACCTGCACGGCACGCTGAACTTCCTTCAGGGAACCGCTGACCTGGTTCAGGACGGCGGACGCATCGTGCTGTATTCCTCGGGCACCGTGTTCAAGGCCCCGGGCGGCGCTGCAGCCTACGCAGCCTCCAAGGCCGGCATCATCGGCTTTGCCCGCAGCTTCGCCATGGAAATGGGCGAACGCAACATCACGGTCAACGTGATTGCACCGGGCCTGGTCATGACCCCGTTGGCAGCCAAGCTCGCCGGCGGCGAGGACGCGAACATCGCCACCCGCGCCATCAAGCGCGCCTCGATTGTGGAGGACTACGTGGGGCCGACCCGCTTCTTCCTCTCCGAGGGTGCCGGGTTTGTCACCGGCCAGACGCTGGTCGTCGACGGCGGCTCGATCCGCCGCTGACCTCTTGGTTCCAGTCGAACAGGACTCCGCGTTCCCCTCGGGGGACGTGGAGTCCCGGCGTTTAATGGCTGCGCAGGCGAACGGGCCTCCGGCCCGGCCCGGCGCCTAGAAGTGGGTGATCATCCTGGTGTTGCCGAGCGTATTGGGCTTGACCCGGGCCAGGTCCAGGAACTCGGCCACGCCCTCATCGGTGGAACGCAAAAGCTCGGAATAGACTTCCGGGTCGACGGCGGACTGCTCGGCCATCACTGAGAACCCGTTGCGCAGGAAGAAGTCGACCTCGAAGGTCAGGCAGAAGACCCGTGAGACACCCAGCTCACGCGCCTCCAGAAGCAGCTTTTGCAGCAAGCGGTGCCCGACGCCGTGTCCGCGCCAGTCGGTATTCGTGGCCAGGGTGCGGACCTCGGCGATGTCTTCCCACATCACGTGCAGCCCGCCGCAGCCGATGACGTTGCCGTCCGAATCCTCGGCGACGAAGAATTCCTGCAGGTTCTCGTAGTAGGCGACCGCTTCCTTTTCCAGCAGCACGCGGTCCTCCGCCAGCGGCCGGACCAGGTCTCGGATGCTTCTCACATCGCTGGTCTTCGCACGCCTGATGGTAAAGGATTTCATCTTTGTATCCTATGCCCGGCACCGGTACCCGACGTGAATTGTGTAGCGGCGGCCCCGAACCGTTCCCGGCGCACGCAAAACGCCCCTGGGGTGGCTTTCCTTGCGGATGCCACCCCAGGGGCGCAGTTGCGTGCTTCGGGCTTAGCCCTCGATGGCGACCGGTGCCGGCTCGCCCTCGATCTGCGGGGTTCCGCCTTCGCCGTGGAAGGTGAACGTCGCTTCGTCGCCCTCGCCGTCGACATCGACCTTGATGTGCTGTCCGGAGACCAGCTCGCCAAAGAGGATCTTCTCCGAAAGCTGGTCCTCGATGTCGCGCTGCATGGTCCGGCGCAGCGGGCGGGCGCCCATGGCCGGATCGTAGCCGCGGGTCGCCAGCAGGACGCGTGCGGCCTGGGACAGCTCAATGGTCATGTTCCGGTCCACCAGGCGCTTGCGCAGGCGTCCGAGGAACAGGTCCACGATCTCCACGATCTCGTCCTGGGTCAGCTGCGGGAAGACCACAACGTCGTCGACACGGTTCAGGAACTCGGGACGGAAGTGCTGGCGCAGCTCTTCCTGGACCTTGGCCTGCATGCGGTTGTATCCGGTCTTGGTATCGCTGGACGACTGGAAGCCGGTCATGACGCCCTTGGAGATGTCGCGGGTGCCAAGGTTGGTGGTCATGATGATGATCGTGTTCTTGAAGTCCACGACGCGTCCCTGGGAGTCGGTCAGACGGCCGTCTTCCAGGATCTGCAGCAACGAGTTGAACAGGTCGGCGTGGGCCTTTTCGACCTCGTCGAAGAGCACCACGGAGAACGGACGGCGACGGACCTTCTCGGTCAGCTGTCCGCCTTCCTCGTAGCCGACGTAGCCCGGAGGTGCACCGAAGAGACGCGAGACCGTGTGCTTCTCCGAGTACTCGGACATGTCCAGGGTGATCAGCGCGTCTTCCTCACCGAAGAGGAATTCCGCCAGGGCCTTGGCCAGTTCGGTCTTGCCGACGCCGGTGGGGCCGGCGAAGATGAACGAGCCGCCGGGGCGGTTCGGGTCCTTCAGTCCGGCACGGGTGCGGCGGATGGCCTGCGAGATCGCCTTGATTGCCTCGTTCTGGCCGATGACCCGCTTGTGCAGCTCATCTTCCATGTTCAGCAGTCGCGTGGATTCTTCCTCGGTCAGCTTGATGACCGGGATGCCGGTCGAGTTGGCCAGGACCTCGGCGATCAGATCGGCATCGACCTCGGCGATCTCGTCGAGCTCGCCGTTCTTCCAGGCCTTTTCCTTCTCCGCGCGTGCTTCCTGGAGCTTGCCTTCCTTGTCGCGCAGCGACGCGGCACCCTCGAAGTCCTGCGCGTCGATGGCGGCTTCCTTCTCCAGGCGGACCGTGGAGATTTCCTCGTCCATGGCCTTGAGAGCCGGAGGCGCGGTCATGCGGCGGATGCGCAGGCGCGCACCGGCCTCATCGATCAGGTCGATGGCCTTGTCCGGCAGGAACCGGTCGGAAATGTAGCGGTGCGCCAGTTCGGCGGCGGCCACGAGCGCCCCATCGGTGATGGAAACGCGGTGGTGTGCCTCGTAGCGGTCGCGCAGCCCACGCAGGATCTGCGTGGTGTGCTCCACCGACGGTTCCTTGACCTGGATCGGCTGGAAGCGGCGCTCGAGGGCCGCGTCCTTCTCGATGTGCTTGCGGTACTCGTCAAGCGTGGTCGCGCCGATGGTCTGCAGCTCGCCTCGTGCCAGCATTGGCTTGAGGATCGAGGCCGCGTCGATGGCGCCTTCGGCGGCGCCGGCACCGACCAGCGTGTGGATCTCGTCAATGAAGAGGATGATGTCGCCGCGCGTGCGGATTTCCTTGAGGACCTTCTTCAGGCGTTCCTCGAAGTCACCGCGGTAGCGGGAACCGGCAACCAAGGAACCGAGGTCAAGGGTGTAGAGCTGCTTGTCCTTGATGGTTTCCGGGACGTCTCCGCGCACGATCGCCTGGGCAAGCCCTTCGACGACCGCGGTCTTTCCGACGCCGGGCTCGCCGATGAGCACAGGGTTGTTCTTGGTTCGTCGCGAGAGGACCTGCATGACGCGTTCCATCTCGAACTCGCGCCCGATGACCGGGTCGAGCTTGCCTTCGCGGGCGGCGGCGGTGAGGTTGCGTCCGAACTGGTCCAGCACAGCCGAACCTGCCGGCGTGCCTTCGGTTTGGCCGCCGGAGCTGACTCCTGCACCTGCGGTTTCCTTGCCGCCCTGGTAACCGGAGAGCAGCTGGATGACCTGCTGGCGCACCCGGGACAGGTCGGCGCCGAGCTTCACCAGGACCTGGGCGGCAACGCCCTCGCCCTCGCGAATCAGGCCGAGCAGGATGTGCTCGGTGCCGATGTAGTTGTGGCCCAGCTGCAGCGCCTCGCGCAGCGAGAGCTCGAGCACCTTCTTGGCACGGGGGGTGAAGGGAATATGACCGGACGGAGCCTGCTGGCCCTGTCCGATGATCTCTTGGACCTGCTCACGCACGGCGCCGAGAGAGATGTTCAGCGACTCAAGGGCCTTGGCCGCTACTCCCTCGCCCTCATGGATGAGGCCGAGCAATACGTGCTCGGTTCCGATGTAGTTGTGGTTGAGCATGCGCGCCTCTTCTTGGGCAAGCACGACAACGCGACGGGCACGGTCGGTAAATCTCTCAAACATGCGGCACACTCCTAGCTAACACGTATTTCGATGCTACGCATCAAATTCGGGCAAGTGTTGCATGTTCGCCCAAGGGATAACATTGTTCACCCTCGGCGTTCAACTTTGGATTAAACAACGTCGAGGGACCGGTTCCATTTCACTGGAGCCGATCCCTCGACGCTTATTCGCATTCCCCACAGCGGCCGGGGGCGCTGGGCCCGCCGGAAGTATCAGGTGCCGAAAGTGCTACTTGGACTTCGAGCGCGACTTCTTCGCCTGGGCTGCGTGGTAGGCAGCGATTACATCGGCCTGCAGACGGCCGCGTGCGTTGACCTTGACGTTGTTCTCCTTGGCCCAGGCGCGGATGGCCGGAGCTTCCTTCGGGGTGAACTGCTTCGAGGTGCGGGCAACCTTGATGTAAGGCTTAAAGGCTTCACGGAAAGCTTCTGCATTTTCCTCATTGAGGTCAATTTCATAGTGCTGTCCGCCGATGCCGAATACGATGGATTCTACTGCCTCGGAACCGTCGATATCATCAATCAATGCTATTTGGACCTGACGTGCCATTACCGTCTCCTTGCTGGGGTGGGAATTCGCATGAACCAATTAACGGTATTGGCCCACGCTCGCACTCATATCATAAACACAAGTAAGCGTCATTCAGCAAGTGGAAATACAGATAACGGGCTAATTATCAGCTTTCGGGCTTTTGTTGTCCTTGGCCTGTGCCGCCAATTTAATTTGTTCCTCGACTTCGGCTTCCGCTGCGCGCTCCGTGCGATCCACGTTGGATACAGCACGAATGGCAAACCAAAAGACGAGCGCAACAACAATGGTCGGGACAAGCGCCTCGATATACGGCATTTTAGGCCTCCGGCTTGAGCAACGGAAAGAGAATGGTTTCGCGGATCCCGGTGTCAACAAACAGCATGACGAGGCGGTCGATGCCCAGCCCGATACCGCCCATTGGCGGAGCGCCATATTCCAGCGCACGCAGGAAGTCTTCGTCCAGCTGCATGGCCTCGTCGTCGCCATCCGCTGCCATGCGGGACTGCTCGGTCAACCGCTCGCGCTGGATCACTGGGTCGATCAGCTCCGAGAACGCGGTGCCGCGCTCCATGCCGCCAATGATCAGGTCCCAGGCCTCGATGACGCCTGGCTTGCTGCGGTGCGGGCGGGCCAGCGGCTGGGCAGCCGGCGGGTAATCGTAAACGAAGGTCGGGTTGATGAGAGTTGGTTCAACGATTTCACCAAACAATTCAATGACAAGCTTTTCAGCATCCCATTTTGGATCGACTTTCACTTCATGCTTCTGGGCAATTTCGCGCAGTGTTTCCGCGGAGGTCTCGGGGGTGATTTCCTGGCCCACGCCATTTGAAAGCCCTGGGTACACACCAAGCCATGCCCATTCGCCGTCCAAGTCGATGGTTCCCTTGGGGGTCTCGAGCTGGCGGCCGGCGCCCACGGCGTCTGCCGCATTGAGGATGATTTCCTGGATGCGCTCGGCCATCACGAACTGGTCGGCGTATGCTTCGTAGCATTCGAGCATCGTGAATTCCGGGGAGTGCGTGGAGTCCACACCTTCGTTGCGGAAGATCCGACCCATTTCGAAAACGCGGTCGATTCCGCCAACGACGGCGCGCTTGAGGTACAGCTCGAGGGCAATGCGCAGGGTCATTTGCTGGTCAAAGGCATTCAAATGGGTCTCGAACGGGCGCGCGGAAGCGCCGCCGTGGACCAGCTGAAGCATTGGGGTCTCAACCTCGACATAGCCGCGGGAGTGCATGGTGTCGCGCACCGAGCGC encodes:
- a CDS encoding flavin-containing monooxygenase; this translates as MNKTLDRATTKVSEEELAAHLESAQVPALIMLTAHVTGDTSVLRDDWRPNLRALPSSGLDAETEATARKRCFELLAPHLATQTTWASEPSEELRLAMSTWLMGAPVEDALAMSEVSFIPNNTDPRQPEWKLADIAPDTALNAVVIGAGFSGLLAGLRLKQAGVPFKIIEKSRDVGGTWWENTYPDCRTDVRSHIYTYSFTQHDWETHFGRQDKIHEYLHNFAKDNGLLEHMVYGTEVTATRWNEETSTWSLETKTAEGVGETFESSIVVSAVGQLNRPSIPNLEGLDTFKGPIVHSARWDHELDFTDKKVVVVGTGASALQFAPAVAKVAEQVTIFQRSAPWLRSTPVLRQEIETGERWLLNNLNQYRAYYRFSIFLPRVVGNLAAATVDQDFGPTEVSVSAANEALRLDLTSYLLDQAGDDEVLAKQIIPNYPPAAKRIICDDGTWVKTLKRENVRLVSQGVSRVDETGVWLGDEHIDADIILLGTGFKAADFLLPMSVAGIGGKDLHETWGIDASAYLGSTLPGFPNFFCMYGPNTNTVIHGNLVFFLECQAVYMLDAIKTLAEGGYKSLNLRDDVFFEYDKEIVSESAKRTWGWSKTHSWYMNAEGRSTIMWPLPARNYFERTTHVRPEEYQLG
- a CDS encoding alpha/beta fold hydrolase, whose translation is MLTETTTITETTAVVANLETRYLSGGPATGAPVVVFLHDGAWGGAADVTWGGILPLAAENFRVIAPDLLGYGGSAKSIRLDVSPFAFRLTHLFSLLDQLGITEPVHLVGNSFGGSLTLRALTNPALRERIASVSTIAGTGGAWRGADLAKIGDFDGTPERLEEIVGFLCEPFEDKDAQLEARMRWAVAPGHFASMKAPHTAPPEAMKVERPADPYPGNLTGVTTPALLIEGKNDTLFESGWSTKLQEFLPQAKAVVMDSKHSPNISQPAATWAVINEFLTDITKGGNA
- a CDS encoding SDR family NAD(P)-dependent oxidoreductase, which encodes MSAPALVISGGSSGIGEGLVNDLRNDWDVTSVSRSLPKNPLDGVNYVAGDVAGDAAENVRAALKEQGRTSIHSLIHCAGVGLFGKFLDTPKADWERALMLNLHGTLNFLQGTADLVQDGGRIVLYSSGTVFKAPGGAAAYAASKAGIIGFARSFAMEMGERNITVNVIAPGLVMTPLAAKLAGGEDANIATRAIKRASIVEDYVGPTRFFLSEGAGFVTGQTLVVDGGSIRR
- a CDS encoding amino-acid N-acetyltransferase; the encoded protein is MKSFTIRRAKTSDVRSIRDLVRPLAEDRVLLEKEAVAYYENLQEFFVAEDSDGNVIGCGGLHVMWEDIAEVRTLATNTDWRGHGVGHRLLQKLLLEARELGVSRVFCLTFEVDFFLRNGFSVMAEQSAVDPEVYSELLRSTDEGVAEFLDLARVKPNTLGNTRMITHF
- a CDS encoding ATP-dependent Clp protease ATP-binding subunit, whose product is MFERFTDRARRVVVLAQEEARMLNHNYIGTEHVLLGLIHEGEGVAAKALESLNISLGAVREQVQEIIGQGQQAPSGHIPFTPRAKKVLELSLREALQLGHNYIGTEHILLGLIREGEGVAAQVLVKLGADLSRVRQQVIQLLSGYQGGKETAGAGVSSGGQTEGTPAGSAVLDQFGRNLTAAAREGKLDPVIGREFEMERVMQVLSRRTKNNPVLIGEPGVGKTAVVEGLAQAIVRGDVPETIKDKQLYTLDLGSLVAGSRYRGDFEERLKKVLKEIRTRGDIILFIDEIHTLVGAGAAEGAIDAASILKPMLARGELQTIGATTLDEYRKHIEKDAALERRFQPIQVKEPSVEHTTQILRGLRDRYEAHHRVSITDGALVAAAELAHRYISDRFLPDKAIDLIDEAGARLRIRRMTAPPALKAMDEEISTVRLEKEAAIDAQDFEGAASLRDKEGKLQEARAEKEKAWKNGELDEIAEVDADLIAEVLANSTGIPVIKLTEEESTRLLNMEDELHKRVIGQNEAIKAISQAIRRTRAGLKDPNRPGGSFIFAGPTGVGKTELAKALAEFLFGEEDALITLDMSEYSEKHTVSRLFGAPPGYVGYEEGGQLTEKVRRRPFSVVLFDEVEKAHADLFNSLLQILEDGRLTDSQGRVVDFKNTIIIMTTNLGTRDISKGVMTGFQSSSDTKTGYNRMQAKVQEELRQHFRPEFLNRVDDVVVFPQLTQDEIVEIVDLFLGRLRKRLVDRNMTIELSQAARVLLATRGYDPAMGARPLRRTMQRDIEDQLSEKILFGELVSGQHIKVDVDGEGDEATFTFHGEGGTPQIEGEPAPVAIEG
- a CDS encoding histone-like nucleoid-structuring protein Lsr2; the protein is MARQVQIALIDDIDGSEAVESIVFGIGGQHYEIDLNEENAEAFREAFKPYIKVARTSKQFTPKEAPAIRAWAKENNVKVNARGRLQADVIAAYHAAQAKKSRSKSK
- the lysS gene encoding lysine--tRNA ligase, which encodes MGVLLNTSQPALRLFGLELAIVTAEKTAPVANPAETNDQRQVRMDKRAALLARGDEAYPVGVARTHSLHEIREQFPELAPDTATGVTVGIVGRIVFMRNTGKLCFATLQEGGPEGRGTRLQAMLSLANIGEEKLADWKSLVDLGDHVLITGEVIASRRGELSVMATDWKMASKALRPLPVLHAELNEETRVRQRYADLIVRDEAREMVYKRAAITRSVRDTMHSRGYVEVETPMLQLVHGGASARPFETHLNAFDQQMTLRIALELYLKRAVVGGIDRVFEMGRIFRNEGVDSTHSPEFTMLECYEAYADQFVMAERIQEIILNAADAVGAGRQLETPKGTIDLDGEWAWLGVYPGLSNGVGQEITPETSAETLREIAQKHEVKVDPKWDAEKLVIELFGEIVEPTLINPTFVYDYPPAAQPLARPHRSKPGVIEAWDLIIGGMERGTAFSELIDPVIQRERLTEQSRMAADGDDEAMQLDEDFLRALEYGAPPMGGIGLGIDRLVMLFVDTGIRETILFPLLKPEA